A part of Odontesthes bonariensis isolate fOdoBon6 chromosome 23, fOdoBon6.hap1, whole genome shotgun sequence genomic DNA contains:
- the LOC142374518 gene encoding factor VII-activating protease-like — MELLALKENAVFAVPVPMDMLGSSVKLNPNGDEKPWCFIKKQGNLKWNFCKIKKCSQAATPPTPPVTPVTGSSQFSQCRKSQPSRTSRIFGGTKSSPGAHPWQASVQARPKRSSFGFQHICGGILLNSCWVLTAAHCIERTNEFQVVLGGVNIDKREDVDQTIPVIETIVHENYRETPSALYNDIALLKLKVTDSPHCAKETRFVKSPCLPEQAFPAGKECVISGWGATETQRYSSQLLNARVFLISQERCQTPQVYGNLVDNSMLCAGTLQGGIDSCQMCNSYM; from the exons ATGGAGCTTCTTGCATTAAAGGAAAACGCCGTATTCGCTGTGCCTGTCCCGATGGATATGCTGGGAAGTTCTGTGAAACTG AACCCAAATGGGGATGAGAAGCCCTGGTGCTTTATCAAAAAGCAAGGCAACCTGAAGTGGAACTTCTGCAAAATCAAGAAATGCTCTCAAG CTGCAACTCCACCAACCCCACCAGTTACACCGGTAACAGGTTCTTCCCAGTTTTCCCAGTGCAGAAAATCTCAGCCGTCTCGCACCAGCAGGATTTTTGGAGGCACCAAGTCTTCCCCAGGTGCGCACCCCTGGCAAGCATCTGTGCAGGCCAGACCCAAGCGTTCATCCTTTGGGTTTCAACACATCTGCGGCGGGATCCTGCTCAATTCCTGCTGGGTCCTCACAGCAGCTCACTGCat tGAACGTACTAATGAATTCCAGGTGGTGTTAGGTGGAGTAAATATAGATAAACGGGAAGACGTTGACCAGACCATCCCAGTAATAGAAACGATCGTTCATGAGAACTACAGGGAGACTCCTTCAGCGCTTTACAACGACATTG CTTTGCTTAAACTCAAAGTTACGGACAGTCCCCACTGTGCTAAGGAAACTCGCTTTGTGAAGTCGCCGTGTCTCCCAGAACAGGCCTTCCCCGCTGGAAAGGAGTGTGTGATCTCCGGATGGGGAGCTACTGAAACCC AGCGTTACAGCAGCCAGCTCTTGAATGCTCGTGTTTTCCTGATCTCTCAAGAGCGATGCCAAACTCCTCAAGTCTATGGAAATTTGGTGGACAACAGCATGCTATGTGCAGGGACCCTGCAGGGCGGCATTGACTCCTGCCAGATGTGTAACTCTTACATGTAG